One part of the Falco peregrinus isolate bFalPer1 chromosome 14, bFalPer1.pri, whole genome shotgun sequence genome encodes these proteins:
- the LOC101922328 gene encoding histamine H3 receptor-like — MGQDSPWLNPSGSPRAAGEGCAAGGQRGGPFGGATAALLAALMGLLVLATVLGNALVILAFVVDRSLRTQGNFFFLNLAVADLLVGGFCIPLYIPYVLTGEWRLGRGLCKLWLVVDYLVCTASVFNIVLISFDRFISVTKAVSYRAQKRMTRNAVLKMITVWIAAFLLYGPAILSWEHIAQKSILPEGECHAEFFHNWYFLMIASTIEFFTPFLTVAYFNLSIYLNIRKRTSLRNENLPPGQEDCEMSFQGEKREHTVFFVKPKRHKHEKRASSLSPPRKASRFNLHKLDNQSLNLNVNQDLPPLQVEVETKPHKNGFYKTTESICNATSGVDIANTMGSRFRLSRDKRVAKSLAIIVCVFGLCWAPYTLLMIIRAACHGHCVQHSLYETSFWLLWVNSAINPVLYPLCHMSFRKAFIKLLCPGKAKIHPHIFT; from the exons ATGGGGCAGGACTCGCCGTGGCTCAACCCCTCGGGCAgcccgcgggcggcgggcgagggctgcgcggcgggcgggcagcgcggcgggccCTTCGGCGGCGCCACCGCCGCGCTGCTGGCGGCGCTCatggggctgctggtgctggccaCGGTGCTGGGCAATGCCCTGGTCATTCTGGCGTTCGTGGTGGACCGCAGCCTCCGCACGCAGGGTAACTTCTTCTTCCTCAACCTGGCCGTCGCCGACCTGCTGGTGG GCGGCTTCTGCATCCCCCTCTACATCCCCTACGTGCTGACGGGCGAGTGGAGGCTCGGCAGGGGCTTGTGTAAGCTGTGGCTGGTGGTAGACTACCTGGTGTGCACTGCCTCCGTCTTCAACATCGTCCTGATCAGCTTCGACAGGTTCATCTCTGTCACCAAAGCG gTCAGTTACAGGGCTCAGAAAAGGATGACCAGAAATGCAGTATTGAAGATGATCACTGTATggattgctgcttttcttctctatGGTCCAGCCATTCTCAGCTGGGAGCACATTGCCCAAAAGAGCATCCTCCCTGAAGGAGAATGTCATGCAGAATTCTTCCACAACTGGTATTTCCTAATGATTGCCTCTACGATTGAATTCTTTACACCTTTCCTCACTGTTGCATACTTTAACTTAAGTATTTACCTCAACATCAGGAAACGCACATCcctcagaaatgaaaacttgcCACCTGGTCAAGAGGACTGTGAAATGAGtttccagggggaaaaaagagaacacactgtattttttgtaaaaccTAAGAGACACAAACATGAGAAGAGAGCAAGCAGCCTTTCTCCGCCCAGAAAGGCTTCGAGGTTCAACCTACATAAGCTTGACAATCAGTCATTAAATTTGAATGTCAATCAAGACCTTCCACCACTTCAGGTGGAAGTCGAGACCAAGCCCCATAAGAATGGTTTCTACAAAACTACAGAAAGCATATGCAATGCCACTAGCGGAGTGGACATTGCTAACACTATGGGAAGTAGATTTAGACTTTCCCGGGATAAGAGAGTAGCAAAGTCTTTAGCAATTATTGtctgtgtgtttggtttgtgttgggCTCCATATACACTTCTGATGATCATCCGAGCAGCCTGCCATGGGCACTGTGTGCAGCACTCACTCTATGAGACTTCATTTTGGCTTCTGTGGGTGAATTCAGCCATTAACCCTGTTCTATACCCACTGTGTCACATGAGCTTTAGAAAGGCCTTTATAAAACTCCTGTGTCCAGGAAAAGCCAAAATTCATCCtcatatttttacataa